The sequence TGCTGTCGATCGGTCTGCTCGGCCGCCTGCTCGCGATCTTCCTCCTGATCGTCGGAATCGAGTTTGTCGGCAGCGCGTGGCTGTACGAGCGATCGAGCCGCGCGCTGATCCGCGATGATGAGGCGCACCGGCTGGCCGAGCACCTGATGATCGCGCGCACCCTGCTCGACGGGCAGCCGTCGGCCGCGCGCCCGGCGATGGCGCACCGCCTCACCACCAATCGCTATGCGATCGGCTGGACCGGCGGCGGCGCGCTGCCGATGGTCGGCGGCGCCGAACTCGCGGACATGCGTGGCAAGGTGCTGCGGTGGGAGCCGACATTGACCGCCGGCGACCTGCGCATGGGGCTGGTCGCGGCCGGCCGCGTGCCCCGGATCGTCGGCGCAATGCGCCTGTCGGACGGAAGCTGGGTGCGGTTCGGTGCGGCCGCGCCGGGCAGCGGCGATGGCCTGACGCTGCATCGGATCGTCATCGCCTTGCTGCCTGCGGCATTATTGCTGCTGGTCGGCGTATTCCTGTTCCGCCACACGCTGCGCCCGATGGGGATGCTGGCGCGCGCGGCGCAGCGGATCGGCAATGGCAAGAGCGTTACCCTGCCCGAATCGGGCCCGCGCGAAGTGCGCCGGGTGATCCACGCCTTCAACGCGATGCAGACGCGCATCCACCAGCTCATCTCCGAACGGACGCAGGCGCTGGCGGCGGTGGGCCACGATCTGCGCACCCCGCTCGCGCGGATGAAGCTGCGCTCCGAGGGGATCGCCGATTCCGCCACGCGCCGCGCCTTCGCGATCGACGTGACCGAGATGGAGGAGATGGTGACGTCGTTGCTCGCCTTCCTCGGCGGCGAGGACGATCCGGAGAAGCCGGTGTTGAGCGATATCGCAGTGCTTGCCGCGACGTTGGTCGACGACGCCACCGATCATGGGCGCGCCGCGACCTATGCCGGTCCGGATCATCTCGAGGCGGTGGTGCGCACGCTGTCGATCAAGCGCGCGCTCGGCAATCTGATCGAGAATGCGATCCATTATGGCCATGTCGCGCATGTCAGCGTGCTGGAGGAGGACGATCGCATCGTGTTGCGCGTCGAGGATGAGGGGCCGGGCATTCCGGAGGATCAGCTCGAAAGCGTCACGCGGCCATTTAGCCGGCTGGACTTCGCGCGGGCCCGCAACACCAAGGGGCTCGGCCTCGGCCTTGCGATCGTGACCAAGGCGGCGGCGCTGAACAATGG is a genomic window of Sphingomonas nostoxanthinifaciens containing:
- a CDS encoding ATP-binding protein; the encoded protein is MIVRRVLSIGLLGRLLAIFLLIVGIEFVGSAWLYERSSRALIRDDEAHRLAEHLMIARTLLDGQPSAARPAMAHRLTTNRYAIGWTGGGALPMVGGAELADMRGKVLRWEPTLTAGDLRMGLVAAGRVPRIVGAMRLSDGSWVRFGAAAPGSGDGLTLHRIVIALLPAALLLLVGVFLFRHTLRPMGMLARAAQRIGNGKSVTLPESGPREVRRVIHAFNAMQTRIHQLISERTQALAAVGHDLRTPLARMKLRSEGIADSATRRAFAIDVTEMEEMVTSLLAFLGGEDDPEKPVLSDIAVLAATLVDDATDHGRAATYAGPDHLEAVVRTLSIKRALGNLIENAIHYGHVAHVSVLEEDDRIVLRVEDEGPGIPEDQLESVTRPFSRLDFARARNTKGLGLGLAIVTKAAALNNGALILANRPEGGVRAELRLPRD